The proteins below come from a single Chryseobacterium bernardetii genomic window:
- a CDS encoding cytidine deaminase, producing the protein MKKDIQISYEYFKNSSELNDIEKQLFERAKEARENAYAPYSQFFVGCAVLLENGEIYSGNNQENAAFPSGLCAERTTLFWVAANFPDVKVKKIFVVGGPKEFHEKNPPIPPCGACRQSLIEYETKQNENIDLYFSSMNEEVVKVHAVKDLLPFYFDSTFL; encoded by the coding sequence ATGAAAAAAGACATACAGATCAGTTACGAATATTTTAAAAATAGCAGCGAACTGAACGATATAGAAAAACAATTATTCGAAAGAGCCAAGGAGGCCCGCGAAAATGCCTATGCTCCCTACTCACAGTTTTTTGTAGGATGTGCGGTTTTACTGGAAAACGGAGAAATATATTCCGGAAACAATCAGGAGAATGCAGCGTTTCCCTCGGGACTTTGTGCGGAAAGAACCACTCTTTTCTGGGTGGCGGCCAACTTTCCTGATGTGAAGGTAAAAAAGATCTTCGTTGTAGGTGGTCCTAAGGAATTTCATGAGAAGAATCCACCAATTCCGCCTTGTGGAGCTTGCCGCCAGAGTTTAATAGAATACGAAACCAAGCAGAACGAAAACATCGATCTTTATTTTTCAAGCATGAATGAGGAAGTGGTAAAAGTACATGCAGTGAAGGATTTGTTACCTTTCTATTTTGATTCGACATTTTTATAA
- a CDS encoding barstar family protein: MKTVYIDFTDIGDYEDFYAQLKEKVQLPEHFGDNLDALFDTITGDLEMPLHIEFVNMTVDQLEIFEDLLTTLEDAEEEVEGFTFSYYLEQYEDDEDEEETED, encoded by the coding sequence ATGAAGACAGTATATATAGATTTTACAGACATAGGCGATTATGAGGATTTCTATGCTCAATTAAAAGAAAAGGTTCAGCTTCCTGAACATTTCGGAGATAACCTTGATGCGCTTTTCGATACCATTACCGGAGACCTTGAAATGCCGCTTCACATTGAATTTGTGAATATGACGGTAGATCAGCTTGAAATCTTCGAAGACCTTTTAACCACATTGGAAGATGCTGAAGAAGAAGTGGAAGGTTTTACTTTCAGCTACTACCTGGAGCAATATGAAGATGATGAGGATGAAGAAGAAACAGAAGACTAA
- a CDS encoding Zn-dependent protease: MKEPEQKSAITILVQPFRDIKPEKVEAVAEGIKKVYPNVKVLEAIDFPENAYYKERNRYRADSIIKFLSNKTKEDFITIGLTSKDISVTKGKVKDFGVMGLGYRPGKACVASSFRLNKENLDEQFYKIAIHELGHTQGLSHCPEKMCFMRSAEGKNPTNEETDFCKKCKTFLISKNWKFSSI; the protein is encoded by the coding sequence GTGAAAGAGCCGGAACAAAAATCTGCAATAACCATATTGGTGCAGCCCTTCAGGGATATAAAACCTGAAAAGGTGGAAGCAGTAGCAGAAGGAATTAAAAAAGTATATCCCAATGTTAAAGTTCTTGAGGCTATAGATTTTCCGGAAAATGCCTATTATAAAGAAAGAAACCGTTACAGAGCAGACTCAATCATTAAGTTTTTAAGCAATAAAACAAAAGAAGATTTTATTACCATTGGGCTCACGTCAAAAGATATCAGTGTTACCAAAGGAAAAGTGAAAGATTTTGGAGTTATGGGCTTAGGATATAGACCTGGTAAAGCCTGTGTAGCTTCAAGCTTTAGGCTAAATAAAGAAAATTTGGATGAACAGTTTTATAAAATTGCTATTCACGAGCTTGGGCATACTCAAGGGTTGTCACATTGTCCGGAAAAAATGTGTTTTATGAGATCCGCGGAAGGAAAAAATCCTACCAATGAAGAAACGGATTTCTGCAAAAAATGCAAAACTTTTTTAATCAGTAAAAATTGGAAATTTAGTTCAATATGA
- a CDS encoding ribonuclease domain-containing protein, with product MNSKTRAVFFICLGLLFGMSVMYIYNNFIKSKDHLTSAKTETVNYGSASTEDQYNAGASSGQVSIEKLTEEKTVISYVKKNHKLPDYYITKREARSQGWNPSKGNLCDVLPGKAIGGDKFGNREGRLPDGDKYFEADVNYHCGGRNADRIIYTQDGDVYLTKNHYKSFEKQ from the coding sequence ATGAACAGTAAAACAAGAGCTGTGTTTTTTATATGTCTTGGCCTTCTTTTCGGAATGTCTGTGATGTATATCTATAATAATTTCATTAAGAGCAAAGATCATCTAACTTCAGCTAAAACAGAAACGGTAAATTATGGCAGTGCTTCCACAGAAGATCAGTATAATGCCGGAGCTTCATCAGGACAGGTTTCCATTGAAAAACTGACTGAAGAAAAAACGGTTATCAGCTACGTAAAGAAAAACCATAAGCTTCCCGATTACTATATTACCAAAAGAGAAGCAAGAAGCCAGGGATGGAATCCTTCAAAAGGAAATCTTTGCGATGTACTTCCAGGAAAGGCCATTGGAGGAGATAAATTCGGAAACAGGGAAGGAAGATTACCAGATGGAGACAAATATTTTGAGGCTGATGTTAACTACCATTGCGGTGGAAGAAATGCAGACCGGATTATTTATACCCAAGATGGAGATGTTTACCTTACTAAAAACCATTACAAGAGTTTTGAAAAACAGTAA